One genomic window of Anaeromicrobium sediminis includes the following:
- a CDS encoding type II secretion system protein — MRNKGISLIEMVLVMAIIGIIFTLSIKFNNNKIDDFLLCSTGKVIKSYIEVAKEMSLKEQSSYKLVFSEKNNTIKIKERNFNPKVIDHIKINDRIKFIHNGIKILEFNSNGNSGYFNIVIKNKNNKKIEIKVLPVTNEVKVEDIK; from the coding sequence ATGAGAAATAAAGGTATATCATTAATTGAAATGGTATTAGTCATGGCCATTATAGGTATAATATTTACCCTTTCAATTAAGTTTAATAATAATAAAATAGATGATTTCTTATTGTGTTCCACAGGGAAAGTAATAAAGAGTTATATTGAAGTTGCAAAGGAAATGAGTCTTAAAGAACAATCCTCATATAAGTTGGTTTTTAGTGAAAAGAACAATACTATAAAGATAAAGGAAAGAAATTTTAATCCTAAAGTTATAGATCATATTAAAATAAATGATAGGATCAAATTTATACATAATGGAATAAAGATTTTAGAGTTTAATTCTAATGGAAACAGTGGGTATTTTAACATTGTCATAAAAAATAAAAATAATAAAAAAATAGAAATTAAAGTACTTCCTGTAACAAATGAAGTGAAGGTAGAGGATATAAAATGA
- a CDS encoding type IV pilus modification PilV family protein — translation MKKFEKGMTLIEVLICLVLLTTISSIGIKSCVLLNKMKKLHTYNHMTKSVNMMEEFKGRKKLKEEIDVSNYNNMTLITIKGEEVLYRLQGNHDLFNGEIHEEYEAYNGDM, via the coding sequence ATGAAAAAATTTGAAAAGGGCATGACTTTAATAGAAGTCTTAATCTGTTTAGTCCTATTAACAACCATTAGCTCCATTGGAATAAAGTCTTGTGTGTTATTAAATAAGATGAAAAAGCTACATACCTATAATCATATGACTAAAAGTGTTAATATGATGGAAGAATTTAAAGGACGAAAAAAGCTAAAAGAAGAGATAGACGTTTCAAATTATAATAATATGACTTTAATAACAATCAAAGGTGAAGAAGTTCTCTATAGACTACAGGGAAATCATGACTTATTTAATGGAGAAATTCATGAAGAATATGAGGCATATAATGGGGATATGTAA
- a CDS encoding type II secretion system protein — protein MKGKKGVTLIELILSMGIMIIILSTSMMIFTLYCKKYVYTCVELEHRLDLKEAAELIENSIGQLNKDNIQFKGKDMVLEGIDFHGKVYKISLNGKYTSSKNVVLYYYENLGQLRRNLSGEQNVLSRNIEYIKVNEIIPSRLIRIIIGDKFQNEETRMIYIGESK, from the coding sequence ATGAAAGGAAAAAAAGGGGTAACATTAATAGAATTAATCCTATCCATGGGGATTATGATTATAATATTATCTACAAGCATGATGATATTTACCCTATACTGTAAAAAATATGTTTATACCTGTGTGGAATTAGAACATAGATTGGATTTGAAAGAAGCTGCTGAATTAATTGAAAATAGTATTGGGCAATTAAATAAAGATAATATTCAGTTTAAAGGAAAAGACATGGTTTTAGAGGGAATTGACTTTCATGGAAAGGTATATAAAATAAGTTTAAATGGAAAGTACACGAGTAGTAAGAATGTAGTATTGTATTATTATGAAAACTTAGGACAATTAAGAAGAAACTTATCAGGAGAACAGAATGTATTAAGTAGAAACATAGAATATATTAAGGTAAATGAAATTATACCATCTAGGTTGATTAGAATAATAATAGGAGATAAATTTCAAAATGAAGAAACGAGAATGATCTACATAGGTGAAAGTAAATGA
- a CDS encoding M24 family metallopeptidase: MEVIPIEQRINNLKNLFNESNLEAALIYKPENRRYFSGFTGTSGYVLITKDKNYFLTDFRYVEQAKNQCRAYDILKFDNNSKGNSLYDIIEKLNVRKIGFESEFITLKEYETLKNKISNTDFIPIDDEIKDLRKIKDSIEVEYIRKAASIADEAFAHICSFIKPGITERDIAIELEFFMKKRGATELSFDSIVASGKRSALPHGVYTDKIIENGDFITLDFGCVYEGYCSDMTRTIVVGKANEKQKEIYNIVLEAQKRALENIRPNVECSKIDKIARDYISEKGYGEYFGHGLGHGVGMEVHESPRLSPVSSDILKPNMVVTDEPGIYVPQFGGVRIEDLVVVTNEGHEVLSKSPKELIEL, translated from the coding sequence ATGGAGGTGATTCCTATAGAACAGCGAATCAATAATCTTAAAAATCTATTCAATGAAAGTAATTTGGAAGCTGCTTTAATATATAAACCGGAAAACAGAAGATATTTTAGTGGATTTACTGGTACTAGTGGGTATGTACTTATTACTAAGGATAAAAATTATTTTTTAACAGATTTTAGATATGTAGAACAGGCTAAAAATCAATGTAGAGCCTATGATATATTAAAGTTTGATAATAATTCAAAGGGAAATAGTCTATACGATATTATTGAGAAGTTAAATGTTAGGAAAATTGGATTTGAATCTGAGTTTATCACACTTAAAGAATATGAAACATTGAAAAACAAAATATCTAATACGGATTTCATTCCAATTGACGATGAAATTAAAGATTTAAGAAAAATTAAGGATTCAATAGAGGTAGAATACATAAGAAAAGCAGCTAGTATAGCTGATGAAGCTTTTGCTCACATCTGTAGTTTTATTAAACCAGGAATTACGGAGAGAGATATAGCAATAGAACTTGAGTTTTTCATGAAGAAAAGGGGTGCTACTGAGTTATCTTTTGATTCAATTGTGGCATCTGGAAAGAGATCTGCACTTCCTCATGGAGTGTACACGGATAAGATTATTGAAAATGGAGACTTTATAACACTTGATTTTGGTTGTGTATATGAAGGATATTGTTCTGACATGACTAGAACTATAGTTGTGGGTAAGGCCAATGAAAAACAAAAGGAAATTTATAATATAGTTTTAGAGGCTCAAAAGAGGGCTTTAGAAAATATAAGGCCTAATGTAGAGTGTTCAAAAATAGATAAAATCGCTAGAGACTACATAAGTGAAAAGGGTTATGGCGAATATTTTGGTCATGGTCTAGGCCATGGAGTAGGAATGGAAGTTCATGAAAGTCCAAGATTATCTCCAGTTAGCAGTGACATATTGAAGCCTAATATGGTTGTTACAGATGAACCTGGAATTTATGTTCCGCAGTTCGGAGGAGTAAGAATAGAAGATTTAGTAGTAGTTACTAATGAGGGACATGAAGTTCTATCCAAGTCACCAAAAGAATTAATAGAATTATAA
- the efp gene encoding elongation factor P, producing MIYAGDFRKGITFEINGVPHVILDFQHVKPGKGAAFVRTKYRNIMTGATREEAFNPNDKFKKAHIETKEMQYLYSDGDLYYFMDNETYDQVPITKENVEEAIKYIRENDMATVKFFNGSAFQVDPPNFVELAVIETEPGIKGATATNVTKPATVETGAIVHVPVFINEGDKIKIDTRSGDYLSRA from the coding sequence ATGATTTACGCAGGAGATTTTAGAAAAGGTATTACATTTGAAATAAACGGGGTTCCACATGTGATATTGGACTTCCAACATGTAAAGCCTGGAAAGGGAGCAGCTTTCGTTAGAACTAAGTATAGAAATATAATGACAGGAGCTACTCGTGAAGAGGCCTTTAATCCAAACGATAAGTTTAAAAAAGCTCATATTGAAACTAAAGAAATGCAATATTTATATAGCGATGGAGATTTATATTATTTCATGGATAATGAAACATATGATCAAGTTCCAATTACAAAAGAGAATGTAGAGGAAGCAATTAAGTACATAAGGGAAAATGATATGGCAACAGTTAAGTTTTTCAATGGAAGTGCATTCCAAGTAGATCCTCCTAACTTTGTAGAGTTAGCTGTAATTGAAACAGAACCAGGAATTAAAGGGGCTACTGCTACTAACGTTACTAAGCCAGCTACAGTAGAAACAGGGGCAATTGTTCATGTTCCAGTTTTTATTAATGAAGGAGATAAAATTAAAATAGATACAAGATCCGGTGATTATTTATCTAGAGCTTAG
- a CDS encoding CD1247 N-terminal domain-containing protein → MNYLYEKVAYLRGLAEGIEVTECSKEGKLLVGILDVLEEFADSLSDLNEEVEELDEYVECIDEDLSEVEEVLFEEDDDDDDLLEDDVDLVEVECPSCGDTIYLDDEVMYNNDEETELLCPSCNEHMYVEPN, encoded by the coding sequence GTGAACTATCTATATGAAAAAGTTGCGTACTTAAGAGGTTTAGCAGAAGGCATCGAAGTAACTGAATGCTCAAAAGAAGGAAAATTGCTTGTAGGGATTCTAGATGTACTTGAAGAATTTGCTGATTCACTATCTGATTTAAATGAAGAAGTAGAAGAGTTAGATGAATACGTTGAGTGTATTGATGAAGACTTATCTGAAGTGGAAGAAGTTTTATTTGAAGAAGACGACGACGATGATGATCTACTAGAAGATGATGTTGATTTAGTTGAAGTGGAGTGCCCAAGCTGTGGAGACACAATTTATTTAGATGATGAAGTAATGTATAACAATGATGAAGAAACTGAATTATTGTGTCCAAGCTGTAACGAGCATATGTATGTTGAGCCAAATTAA
- the spoIIIAA gene encoding stage III sporulation protein AA, with protein MNFSKYNNFLKKEKSLPYNVMEIFPLNIRNILLKISEERLNGIEEIRLRTNRPLIINKSNKDFLINNLGHMETNLNEPYLVSKEDILKTYQLVTDYSIYAFEEDIKNGFITLKDGHRVGICGRVVFNKSGIQTIQDISGLNVRIAHEKVGVSNFLMKYLINNSIEIYNTLIISPPQCGKTTLLRDIIRNFSNGIKKLNYEGTNVGVVDERSEICAMYKGIPQNNIGIRTDVLDACPKSEGIFMLLRSMSPNVIATDEIGKKEDVHAIKSILNAGVKVITTIHGYDIDDIKNREYVGELINKKIFQRILVLTNNPKVGTVKEIIDGRNMSKIYEFTN; from the coding sequence ATGAATTTTTCAAAATACAATAACTTCTTAAAAAAAGAGAAAAGTTTGCCCTATAATGTAATGGAAATATTTCCATTGAATATAAGAAATATATTATTAAAGATCTCAGAAGAAAGATTAAATGGGATAGAAGAAATTAGATTGCGCACAAATCGACCATTAATAATAAATAAATCTAATAAGGATTTTTTAATTAATAATTTAGGCCATATGGAAACTAACCTAAATGAGCCTTACTTAGTGTCTAAAGAGGATATATTAAAAACATATCAATTAGTGACAGATTATTCAATATATGCTTTTGAAGAAGATATAAAAAATGGATTCATAACTTTGAAAGATGGTCATAGGGTGGGCATTTGTGGACGTGTAGTTTTTAATAAGAGTGGAATTCAAACTATACAAGATATATCTGGATTAAATGTGAGAATAGCCCATGAAAAGGTGGGTGTATCTAACTTTCTTATGAAATATTTGATTAATAATTCCATAGAGATTTATAATACATTAATAATTTCTCCTCCTCAATGTGGCAAAACCACTTTATTAAGGGATATTATAAGAAATTTTAGTAATGGCATTAAAAAATTAAATTATGAAGGAACAAATGTGGGGGTTGTAGATGAACGTTCAGAAATTTGTGCTATGTATAAGGGAATTCCTCAGAACAATATAGGCATAAGAACAGATGTATTAGATGCTTGTCCAAAGTCTGAAGGTATATTTATGCTCTTAAGATCCATGTCTCCTAATGTTATTGCCACTGATGAAATTGGAAAGAAAGAAGATGTACACGCAATTAAGAGTATTTTAAATGCAGGTGTAAAGGTAATAACAACCATACATGGATATGATATAGACGATATTAAAAATAGAGAATATGTAGGAGAGTTAATAAATAAAAAAATATTTCAGCGTATTTTAGTTTTAACTAATAATCCTAAAGTAGGAACTGTAAAGGAAATAATTGATGGGAGAAATATGAGTAAGATATATGAATTTACTAATTAA
- the spoIIIAC gene encoding stage III sporulation protein AC, producing MNVSVDLIFKIAGIGIVVTVLNQVLIRSGRDDQAMMTTLAGIIVVLFMIIKMISELFATVKTMFQLY from the coding sequence ATGAATGTTAGTGTTGATTTGATTTTTAAAATTGCAGGAATAGGTATAGTAGTAACAGTATTAAACCAGGTACTTATACGCTCGGGCAGGGATGACCAAGCAATGATGACTACATTAGCAGGAATAATCGTTGTATTATTCATGATTATAAAAATGATAAGTGAATTGTTTGCTACTGTAAAGACCATGTTTCAACTTTACTGA
- the spoIIIAD gene encoding stage III sporulation protein AD encodes MDIFKIVGVGIIATILSMTFKKHKPEISLQISLVAGLIIFLFILSKLGTVLDLLNMIAKRLDIDMIYISTIFKIIGIAYIAEFGAQLCKDAGEGAIASKIELAGKVLIMVLAIPILVGLLNTIIQLIA; translated from the coding sequence ATGGACATATTCAAAATTGTAGGAGTAGGTATAATAGCAACTATTCTATCTATGACTTTTAAAAAGCATAAGCCTGAAATATCTCTACAAATAAGCTTAGTAGCAGGTTTAATAATATTTCTCTTTATACTATCTAAATTAGGAACTGTTTTAGATCTTCTGAATATGATAGCTAAAAGGCTTGATATAGATATGATATACATATCCACAATATTTAAAATTATTGGTATAGCATATATAGCAGAATTTGGAGCGCAACTTTGTAAAGACGCAGGTGAAGGAGCTATTGCTTCAAAGATTGAATTAGCTGGGAAAGTATTAATAATGGTACTAGCAATACCAATTTTGGTAGGCCTTTTAAATACCATTATACAATTAATAGCATAG
- the spoIIIAE gene encoding stage III sporulation protein AE — protein MKKTILILLIFFALTSTSYSLDNNNNTYSQEDILNEQINSIDFQSIDKILDEIDVNGKRELSNINVKKMLIDIIKGEGNYSVKAGIEYSFKVLFREIISNSHILAQIIILSIICTLLSNLSSAFESDSVAQLAYMVCYLLIITLAIKNFSNAISIGNKSIDNMLSFMQALFPILITFIVSTGSITTATLFQPIIYSSISIVSTFMQTIIMPLIFFTAILSMVNNLSSKIHINKLSSLLREGTLVAMGFILTLFSGVIAIKGVTSAASDGLTLRTARFAVESFVPVVGGFISDAFDTIIGCSVLLKNAVGIIGIIVLLIIVSMPLLKILSLIFLYKISAAIIEPITDSKLVNCLNEISKAMVLVFAVVASVAIMFFLAVTIIIGTGNLTLILK, from the coding sequence ATGAAAAAAACAATTTTAATATTATTAATATTTTTCGCATTAACATCAACGTCCTATTCTTTAGATAACAATAATAATACATATTCACAAGAAGACATATTAAATGAACAAATAAACAGTATAGATTTTCAATCTATAGATAAGATATTAGATGAAATAGATGTTAATGGGAAAAGAGAATTATCAAATATAAATGTAAAAAAAATGTTGATAGACATAATTAAAGGGGAGGGGAATTATTCTGTAAAGGCAGGTATTGAATATAGTTTTAAAGTACTTTTTAGGGAAATAATTTCAAATTCACATATATTGGCACAGATAATAATTTTATCAATAATATGTACTTTATTAAGTAACTTATCATCTGCCTTTGAAAGTGACTCAGTGGCCCAATTGGCATATATGGTATGTTATTTACTCATTATTACCCTAGCAATTAAAAATTTTTCAAATGCCATAAGCATAGGAAATAAAAGTATTGACAATATGTTAAGTTTTATGCAAGCCCTATTTCCCATATTGATTACTTTTATAGTAAGTACAGGATCAATAACCACAGCAACTTTATTCCAGCCAATAATATATAGTTCAATATCTATTGTAAGTACATTTATGCAAACTATAATCATGCCTCTTATTTTTTTTACGGCCATATTGAGTATGGTTAATAATCTTTCATCAAAGATTCATATAAATAAACTCTCATCCCTCTTAAGGGAAGGAACCTTAGTTGCTATGGGATTTATTTTGACACTATTTAGTGGTGTAATAGCAATTAAAGGAGTAACATCAGCAGCAAGTGATGGATTAACTTTAAGAACAGCTAGATTCGCTGTAGAAAGTTTTGTTCCAGTAGTTGGAGGATTCATATCAGATGCCTTTGATACCATAATTGGTTGTTCTGTTTTATTAAAAAATGCAGTGGGGATTATAGGGATAATAGTTCTTCTTATTATAGTATCAATGCCTTTGTTAAAAATATTATCCTTAATATTTTTATACAAAATATCGGCAGCCATAATAGAACCTATAACAGATAGTAAATTAGTTAATTGTTTAAATGAAATAAGCAAAGCAATGGTTTTAGTATTTGCAGTTGTAGCTTCTGTTGCAATTATGTTCTTTTTGGCAGTAACCATTATAATTGGAACAGGAAATCTGACTTTGATACTTAAGTAG
- the spoIIIAF gene encoding stage III sporulation protein AF — protein sequence MEVFFKDWIKNILVLVIFITAVDVILPNGSTKKYVNLVVGILVIIVIINPILLLVKGDINIEGEIIRTSTILDTNILALKKDNIKFDQEEQIIRVYKNKLEGHIKDRISKDYAVTVNEVDAEIIKDTSSDNFGTIKNIKVGISFKENDKNDLNRIEKIYINVSNNKGENVKAEKNKSKEIDKIKKEIALFYDLDDTNITIINEN from the coding sequence ATGGAAGTTTTCTTTAAAGATTGGATAAAAAATATATTAGTTTTAGTAATATTCATTACAGCAGTAGATGTCATATTACCTAATGGATCTACTAAAAAATATGTAAATCTAGTAGTAGGTATTTTAGTTATTATTGTAATAATAAACCCTATTTTACTATTGGTAAAAGGGGATATAAATATTGAAGGCGAGATAATAAGAACATCGACCATTTTAGATACTAATATATTAGCATTAAAAAAAGATAATATTAAGTTTGACCAAGAAGAACAAATTATAAGAGTATATAAAAATAAGCTAGAAGGTCACATAAAAGATAGAATTTCTAAGGACTATGCTGTGACAGTGAATGAGGTAGACGCAGAAATAATAAAAGACACTAGTAGTGATAACTTTGGAACTATTAAAAATATTAAAGTAGGAATTTCATTTAAAGAAAATGATAAAAATGATTTGAATAGAATAGAAAAAATATATATAAATGTAAGTAATAATAAAGGAGAAAATGTAAAAGCAGAAAAAAACAAAAGTAAGGAAATAGACAAGATAAAAAAGGAAATAGCTCTATTTTATGATTTAGATGATACTAATATAACAATAATAAATGAAAATTAA
- a CDS encoding sporulation stage III protein AG, whose protein sequence is MKIFNFFKNLLDKKNSKKLMNSLILIIIISVIGLIGLDIIDISDTSQSNIKLVNEKKVSDKEYENPDTYNDTTEKELEGILSQIKGVGEVDVMITYETTSEVIPAMNVTSSMEESQEKDSEGGTRTTKQENISKNVVTNNQQQDLVVIKEIKPDIRGVVVVAQGVENIVVKNSIIEAVRTVFQIPSYKVMVYEKK, encoded by the coding sequence ATGAAAATTTTTAACTTCTTCAAAAATCTATTAGATAAGAAGAATAGTAAAAAGTTAATGAACAGTTTAATTTTGATAATCATCATAAGCGTAATTGGATTGATAGGATTAGACATTATAGATATAAGCGATACATCTCAATCAAATATTAAATTAGTCAATGAAAAAAAGGTCTCTGATAAAGAATATGAGAACCCTGATACATATAATGATACTACAGAGAAGGAACTAGAGGGTATATTGTCACAAATAAAAGGAGTAGGAGAGGTTGATGTAATGATAACCTATGAAACTACCTCTGAAGTAATACCTGCTATGAATGTAACTAGTTCTATGGAAGAATCTCAAGAAAAGGATTCAGAAGGGGGAACTAGAACAACAAAACAAGAAAATATTTCCAAAAATGTTGTAACAAATAATCAGCAACAAGATCTAGTAGTAATAAAAGAAATAAAACCAGATATACGAGGTGTAGTAGTAGTAGCCCAAGGAGTGGAAAACATAGTTGTTAAAAATTCTATAATAGAGGCAGTCAGAACTGTTTTTCAAATTCCATCATATAAGGTAATGGTGTATGAAAAGAAATAA
- a CDS encoding SpoIIIAH-like family protein, with protein sequence MFIIKKKNLFIFSLVILLCVISYLNYSINKFSLLETSQELEEYEENKLAENIELNEDEQLIVTKEPTQEVVKEADENLVVVDSNESKIKDIISETSKSIESDILTKEKDNFFIESRLNINMEREKMLELLNEIIDNDKTDESSRKLANKEKMSIINTINKEKIVENLVRSKGFEDVVVFVTEHSVNVIVQTEELSNSDMAKILDIVTRETKAPMDNIKINFR encoded by the coding sequence ATGTTTATAATTAAAAAGAAAAATCTATTTATTTTTTCCTTAGTTATTTTATTATGTGTAATAAGCTATTTGAATTATTCTATCAATAAATTTTCGCTTTTAGAGACTTCTCAAGAACTTGAAGAATATGAGGAAAATAAATTAGCAGAAAATATAGAATTAAATGAAGATGAACAACTTATTGTAACTAAAGAACCTACACAAGAAGTGGTAAAAGAAGCGGATGAAAATCTAGTTGTGGTAGATAGTAATGAGAGCAAAATAAAAGATATTATATCAGAAACAAGCAAATCTATTGAAAGTGATATTTTGACAAAGGAAAAGGATAATTTCTTTATAGAATCTAGATTAAATATAAACATGGAAAGAGAAAAAATGTTAGAATTACTAAATGAAATAATTGATAATGACAAGACGGATGAGAGTAGTAGAAAACTGGCAAATAAGGAAAAAATGAGTATAATTAATACTATAAACAAAGAAAAAATAGTAGAAAATTTAGTAAGATCTAAAGGCTTTGAAGATGTGGTTGTATTTGTGACGGAACACTCAGTAAATGTAATAGTACAAACAGAAGAACTATCAAATTCTGATATGGCTAAAATATTAGATATTGTTACAAGGGAAACTAAGGCTCCTATGGACAATATAAAAATAAATTTTAGATAA
- a CDS encoding Asp23/Gls24 family envelope stress response protein: protein MKDNLENMDYGQIKISDDVVGIIAGLAATEVEGVAGMSGGIAGGIAEILGKKNLSKGVKVEVGEKETVIDLYIIVEYGAKIPEVSWQIQENVKKAIETMTGLKVLEVNIHVQGVNMNQNQETEK, encoded by the coding sequence GTGAAGGATAATCTAGAAAATATGGACTATGGTCAGATTAAAATTTCTGATGACGTAGTAGGAATTATTGCTGGACTGGCAGCTACAGAAGTTGAAGGTGTAGCTGGTATGAGTGGTGGAATTGCTGGAGGAATTGCGGAGATACTGGGTAAAAAGAATCTATCAAAAGGTGTAAAAGTAGAAGTAGGAGAAAAGGAAACTGTAATAGATTTATACATAATAGTAGAGTATGGTGCTAAGATTCCAGAAGTATCATGGCAAATTCAAGAGAATGTAAAAAAGGCAATTGAAACTATGACAGGATTAAAAGTATTGGAAGTTAATATTCATGTTCAAGGTGTAAACATGAATCAAAACCAAGAAACGGAAAAGTAA
- the nusB gene encoding transcription antitermination factor NusB, whose product MQRKMAREIAMQIIFQMEIQKDFSIEKLNELIGVNIPEKDKQEKYVNNIVSNLIEHKENVDEVIKLNLKSWKFDRIAKVDLSILRTAIVEILYDENIPNLVAVNEAVEMGKKFSTEESGSFINGILGNVLKSDR is encoded by the coding sequence ATGCAAAGAAAAATGGCAAGAGAGATAGCAATGCAAATAATATTTCAAATGGAGATACAAAAGGACTTTTCTATAGAAAAATTGAATGAATTAATAGGTGTGAATATACCTGAGAAGGACAAGCAAGAAAAATATGTAAATAATATAGTTTCCAACTTAATAGAACATAAAGAAAATGTAGATGAAGTTATTAAATTAAATTTAAAGAGTTGGAAATTTGACAGAATAGCAAAGGTTGATTTAAGTATTTTAAGAACAGCCATAGTAGAGATTTTATATGATGAAAATATTCCTAATCTAGTAGCTGTGAATGAAGCAGTAGAAATGGGTAAAAAGTTTAGTACAGAAGAGTCAGGTAGTTTCATAAATGGTATTTTGGGTAATGTTTTAAAGAGTGATAGATAA
- a CDS encoding Kae1-like domain-containing protein, with protein sequence MSNYVLGIDTSNYTTSVAVVDLDGNIILDKRQLLKVPMGKRGLRQSDALFQHINNIPILLNEIGKLKICGKIKGVCASSKPRPTLESYMPVFKASTSFGQTISNVLGCKYFECSHQENHIKAAIHSIDEQFDKKFLAIHISGGTTELLLVKRNSKLGYNIDIIGGTTDISIGQFLDRAGVKMGFDFPAGPRLDEIAFDSKMKLKEEIKMFAKNGEISLSGPETRICKLIEEKMDNEYISLLIFEYIIKGLSSMINYATKKYNMDKVILVGGVASSNFIKTHLNSRINDSTSIYFAKASHCTDNAIGSALIGAEAIFEEE encoded by the coding sequence ATGAGTAACTATGTACTAGGTATTGATACTAGTAACTATACCACATCAGTTGCCGTTGTGGATCTTGATGGAAACATTATTCTAGATAAAAGGCAACTTTTAAAAGTACCTATGGGAAAAAGAGGGCTACGACAATCCGATGCCCTTTTTCAACATATAAATAATATTCCAATTTTACTTAATGAAATTGGAAAGTTGAAAATTTGTGGTAAAATTAAAGGTGTATGTGCTAGTAGTAAACCAAGGCCTACCCTAGAATCCTATATGCCAGTCTTCAAGGCATCCACTTCTTTTGGACAAACTATATCTAATGTACTAGGGTGCAAATATTTTGAATGTAGTCATCAAGAAAATCACATTAAGGCTGCTATTCATTCTATTGATGAACAATTTGACAAAAAATTTTTAGCTATACATATCTCAGGAGGAACAACAGAATTACTTTTAGTTAAAAGAAATTCTAAATTAGGTTATAATATAGATATAATAGGTGGAACTACGGACATAAGTATAGGGCAATTTCTAGACCGAGCAGGTGTGAAAATGGGATTTGATTTTCCAGCAGGTCCCAGATTAGATGAAATTGCTTTTGATTCAAAGATGAAGCTTAAAGAAGAAATAAAAATGTTTGCAAAAAATGGTGAAATTAGTCTTTCGGGTCCAGAGACTAGGATTTGTAAGTTAATTGAAGAAAAAATGGATAATGAGTATATAAGCCTTTTGATCTTTGAATACATAATTAAAGGTTTAAGCTCCATGATAAATTATGCCACTAAAAAATACAACATGGACAAAGTAATTTTAGTGGGAGGCGTTGCATCTAGTAATTTTATTAAAACCCATTTAAATAGTAGGATTAATGACTCAACAAGTATATATTTTGCTAAAGCTTCCCATTGTACTGACAATGCTATTGGAAGTGCACTTATAGGAGCTGAGGCTATTTTTGAGGAGGAATAA